In Xyrauchen texanus isolate HMW12.3.18 chromosome 32, RBS_HiC_50CHRs, whole genome shotgun sequence, the following proteins share a genomic window:
- the plvapb gene encoding plasmalemma vesicle associated protein b — protein MYNNNHYSQATFGLEAKQIHKAKGKSCGYYMRIVFFFSSLIQSLIIASLVLFLVYGQPEKTAEEKRVEELEVAFNKLSTENNKLRKEKADLASALKMKTGEKDAADKEITKLKTDLNTTTIKNKQLLNSLTTSNSDLSKLRLSATRNNPIQCPISSSQGGEVKPLQTVLEQQKALYGILQSNFSQTVQYLKADLDITVKDKNDHHSMVIKLRKDNIDLKSQLDVYTKKCKEDFAQSLQGIQTVTSSFLSKIDNFFPHSSTFHLTCQKQHEQMERIRSNCSSLSRQVEDKFQSYLDKVGEKVSDIQRQSSQLEVKNGYLTSELDKCKTGQKEEAAESSKQLQDAQQKFDRQMEQLLRDQTRLREAKELLNTQLVLKDATIMSLQKDCVKQPKPAGLQVPITAGLQPPAPARSH, from the exons ATGTACAACAACAACCACTATTCTCAGGCAACATTTGGACTGGAGGCGAAACAAATCCACAAGGCGAAAGGGAAAAGCTGTGGCTACTACATGAGGATCGtgttcttcttctcttctctgaTCCAGTCGCTCATCATTGCCAGTCTGGTTCTTTTCCTCGTCTATGGCCAGCCAGAGAAGACCGCGGAGGAGAAGAGGGTGGAAGAACTTGAAGTGGCCTTTAACAAACTGTCCACAGAAAACAATAAACTCAGAAAAGAGAAAGCTGACCTAGCCAGTGCCCTCAAAATGAAAACAGGAGAGAAGGATGCAGCGGACAAAGAGATAACAAAACTAAAAACAGACTTGAATACAACAACCATTAAGAACAAACAATTGCTCAACAGTCTT ACAACATCCAACAGTGACCTCAGTAAATTAAGGCTTTCAGCCACCCGAAATAACCCAATCCAGTGTCCAATTAGCAGCTCTCAAGGTG GTGAAGTAAAGCCTTTGCAGACtgttttggagcagcagaaagCTCTGTATGGAATCCTTCAGAGCAACTTCAGCCAGACGGTGCAGTACCTTAAAGCTGACTTGGACATCACAGTCAAGGACAAAAACGACCACCATAGCATGGTGATAAAACTGAGAAAGGACAATATAGATTTAAAATCTCAGCTTGATGTTTACACCAAGAAATGCAAAGAAGATTTTGCCCAATCTCTTCAAGGCATCCAGACAGTCACAAGTTCCTTCCTGAGCAAGATTGACAACTTCTTCCCCCACTCTTCCACGTTTCATCTCACCTGCCAGAAACAACATGAACAGATGGAGAGGATTCGCTCCAACTGCTCCAGCCTCTCACGGCAGGTTGAGGACAAGTTCCAGAGCTACCTGGACAAGGTGGGAGAGAAGGTCTCAGACATTCAGAGGCAGAGCAGTCAACTGGAGGTTAAGAATGGATATCTGACTTCAGAGCTGGACAAGTGCAAAACAGGTCAGAAGGAAGAGGCTGCAGAAAGCAGCAAACAGTTGCAAGACGCCCAACAGAAGTTTGACAGACAAATGGAGCAGCTTCTAAGGGATCAAACCAGACTGAGGGAAGCAAAAGAACTACTGAACACCCAGCTTGTCCTGAAGGATGCCACCATTATGTCTTTGCAAAAGGACTGTGTAAAACAG
- the babam1 gene encoding BRISC and BRCA1-A complex member 1: METPEPSQADGEERMMDLRPRTRSNPEGAEDRRSSNGSLNNSLPSPPQPAVGSRVEGEGEAASSDTPPTSATAITTTAPALVSAAGNATISMPAMASTTKERPKPSQPSLPTQIPPSAELHLRAPRVNCPEKVIICLDLSEEMSLQKLESFNGSKTNALNISQKMIEMFVRTKHKIDKRHEFALVVINDDAMWLSGFTSDPRELCSFLYDLETNVCESFNLEDLLNVILQKIELPQMENIQTIPPPFVVRTLLIFSRHAGMLQFNPSDAIKKMLQSPYFFFDVVYLHNGTEEQTEDTSWKDVYASFSELDSKGMCYRFEVSLCGPAIELHNCMAKLLCHPLQRPFQSHASYSLLEDDDPQETEATV, translated from the exons ATGGAGACCCCTGAGCCCAGTCAGGCAGATGGTGAGGAGCGGATGATGGATCTAAGGCCCAGAACCCGGTCAAACCCAGAGGGCGCAGAAGACCGGCGCAGCAGCAATGGCAGCCTCAATAACAGCCTTCCGTCCCCCCCGCAGCCGGCCGTGGGCAGTCGTgtggagggggagggagaggCAGCCAGCTCTGATACCCCCCCGACTTCTGCCACCGCAATCACGACCACTGCACCTGCCCTCGTCTCTGCGGCAGGAAACGCCACGATCAGCATGCCTGCAATGGCATCTACAACGAAGGAAAGACCTAAACCATCTCAGCCATCCCTGCCCACCCAGATACCCCCGTCTGCAGAGTTGCACCTGCGTGCACCACGTGTCAACTGCCCAGAGAAAGTG atcaTATGTTTAGACCTTTCAGAAGAGATGTCTCTACAAAAACTGGAGTCCTTCAATGG ATCCAAGACAAATGCGTTAAATATTTCACAGAAAATGATCGAGATGTTTGTGAGAACCAAGCACAAGATAGACAAGAGGCATGAGTTTGCTCTGGTGGTGATTAATGATGATGCCATGTGG TTATCAGGATTCACCTCTGATCCACGAGAGCTTTGCAGCTTTCTGTATGACCTTGAGACCAACGTCTGCGAGTCCTTCA ATCTGGAGGATCTCCTCAATGTAAT TTTGCAGAAAATTGAACTTCCACAGATGGAGAACATTCAAACTATCCCGCCTCCCTTTGTAGTCCGAACTCTCCTTATATTCAGTCGGCATGCTGGCATGCTTCAGTTCAACCCCTCTGATGCCATCAAA AAAATGCTGCAGTCTCCCTATTTTTTCTTTgatgttgtttatcttcataatGGAACTGAAGAGCAGACAGAGGACACTAGCTGGAAG GACGTGTATGCCTCCTTCAGTGAGTTGGACTCTAAGGGGATGTGCTATCGTTTTGAGGTGTCACTGTGTGGTCCTGCTATTGAGCTGCACAACTGCATGGCCAAACTGCTCTGCCACCCGCTGCAGAGACCCTTCCAGAGCCATGCCTCTTACAGCTTGCTGGAGGATGATGACCCGCAAGAGACTGAGGCCACAGTGTAA